One Pelobates fuscus isolate aPelFus1 chromosome 8, aPelFus1.pri, whole genome shotgun sequence genomic window carries:
- the ZNF668 gene encoding zinc finger protein 668, which yields MASVKIESTIEVVLEDSSGFVQSGRRFRCLSCNKTFPNKPRAERHCYAHQTDGAATPSLPKKKRMPGSEQRHQCVLCDKSYKSASLLRSHARSHTGEKPFVCKQCGRSFMQPICLRVHMATHNGQLPFPCGQCDKAYATPSKLRIHQRLHTGERPFICSDCGKGFADPSVFRKHKRSHAGLRPYQCPLCQKAYSELKDLKNHERSHTGEKPFLCSDCGKAFSRASSLTCHQRIHATEKPYKCPICNKDFTQLSSYQSHQRTHSGEKPYLCAQCGRMFSDPSSFRRHQRAHQGVKPYQCDKCGKPFRQPADLAMHQRIHTGERPFRCTECDKSFVASWDLKRHRLSHSAERPFQCQECGKGFAERSGLSKHQRSHSGERPFKCPICDKSFVVSSSLRKHERTHQKVEREVSRKKEESTTCEKCSLIFPSVMDLRNHQRIHPELRPFRCDQCEKGFVDRAGLKKHQRIHSDVRPHVCALCGKGFLVPSDLRKHQRTHAKDSKEKAEDEEEEQITTLTLHPASVEPPPLFDPLVSFLEKVAEGDMEVIAPSPPPN from the coding sequence ATGGCGTCAGTGAAGATAGAATCCACTATAGAGGTGGTGTTGGAGGACAGCTCTGGGTTTGTGCAGTCTGGTCGTCGCTTCCGTTGCTTGAGCTGCAACAAGACCTTCCCTAACAAGCCAAGGGCCGAGCGGCACTGCTATGCTCATCAAACGGATGGGGCTGCTACCCCCTCTCTTCCCAAAAAGAAACGCATGCCAGGGTCGGAGCAGCGGCATCAATGTGTTCTTTGTGACAAGTCCTACAAATCAGCTTCTTTGCTCAGGAGTCATGCTCGAagccacacaggagagaaacccttTGTGTGCAAACAGTGTGGGAGATCTTTTATGCAGCCCATTTGTTTGCGGGTGCATATGGCCACGCACAATGGCCAGCTGCCTTTCCCATGTGGGCAGTGTGATAAAGCCTATGCGACACCCTCCAAGCTTCGCATCCACCAGAGGCTTCATACAGGTGAGCGCCCTTTCATTTGCTCTGACTGCGGTAAAGGTTTTGCTGATCCCTCTGTTTTCCGCAAGCACAAACGGAGCCACGCTGGACTAAGGCCTTACCAGTGTCCGCTATGCCAAAAGGCCTATAGTGAACTTAAGGACCTAAAAAACCATGAGCGAAGCCACACTGGTGAAAAACCCTTCTTGTGCTCAGACTGTGGCAAGGCTTTCTCTCGTGCTTCCTCGCTCACATGTCACCAGAGGATTCACGCTACAGAAAAGCCTTACAAATGTCCAATATGCAACAAAGACTTTACTCAGCTTTCATCTTACCAGAGCCACCAACGAACGCACTCAGGTGAGAAGCCTTATTTGTGCGCTCAGTGTGGACGGATGTTCTCTGATCCATCCAGCTTCCGTCGGCACCAGCGGGCACACCAGGGTGTCAAGCCTTACCAATGTGATAAATGCGGAAAGCCTTTTCGGCAGCCAGCAGACCTGGCGATGCACCAGCGCATCCATACAGGTGAGAGGCCATTCCGTTGCACAGAATGTGATAAATCTTTTGTAGCATCGTGGGACCTGAAGCGCCACAGGTTGTCGCACAGTGCAGAGCGACCTTTCCAGTGCCAGGAATGTGGTAAAGGCTTTGCAGAACGCTCGGGACTCAGCAAACACCAGCGCTCACACAGTGGAGAAAGGCCGTTCAAGTGTCCAATCTGTGACAAGAGCTTTGTAGTATCTTCCAGCCTTCGAAAACATGAGCGCACTCACCAGAAAGTCGAACGAGAGGTCAGTAGGAAGAAAGAAGAATCTACCACCTGCGAAAAGTGTTCCCTGATCTTTCCTAGCGTGATGGACCTTAGGAACCACCAAAGGATTCATCCAGAGTTACGACCCTTCCGCTGTGACCAGTGTGAAAAGGGCTTCGTAGATAGAGCAGGGCTCAAAAAGCATCAGCGGATACACAGTGACGTACGTCCCCATGTGTGCGCACTATGCGGAAAAGGCTTTCTAGTGCCTTCTGACCTGCGCAAGCACCAACGGACACATGCAAAGGACAGCAAGGAGAAAGCAGAGGATGAAGAAGAGGAACAAATTACAACATTGACTCTCCATCCGGCCTCTGTAGAACCTCCACCTCTATTTGATCCCCTGGTTTCCTTTCTGGAGAAAGTGGCAGAAGGTGATATGGAAGTGATTGCTCCTTCACCTCCACCTAACTGA